One Chryseobacterium indoltheticum DNA segment encodes these proteins:
- a CDS encoding CCC motif membrane protein, with product MNQQKLPNATAVLVLGIVSIVGCCCYGVLGLIAGIIGLVLYKKDNALYQSNPTLYSDYNNLNTGRILCIIGLILSALYLVLNIVMIAVFGWDALSDQELMQERIRDLMGQ from the coding sequence ATGAATCAACAAAAACTACCTAATGCTACTGCAGTACTTGTTTTAGGAATTGTCTCTATCGTTGGATGCTGTTGTTACGGTGTCTTGGGATTAATTGCCGGGATCATCGGGCTTGTATTGTACAAAAAAGACAATGCGTTGTACCAAAGTAATCCGACATTATATTCTGATTACAATAACCTTAACACCGGAAGAATCCTGTGTATTATTGGTTTGATCTTAAGCGCACTTTATCTTGTTTTAAATATTGTGATGATTGCTGTTTTCGGATGGGATGCACTTTCAGATCAAGAATTGATGCAGGAACGTATCAGAGATTTGATGGGACAATAA
- a CDS encoding DUF2752 domain-containing protein, with protein MRIEDFMLPCPSKKFLGIECFGCGSQRAILMVFQGKFSEAFQMFPAVYTLLLFFCFVGINFIDKKRNYGQILIFLAIINSLIMVFSYFYKHFIIHLN; from the coding sequence ATGCGTATAGAAGACTTTATGCTTCCGTGTCCCAGCAAAAAGTTTTTGGGAATTGAATGTTTCGGGTGCGGATCACAACGGGCAATTTTGATGGTTTTTCAGGGAAAGTTTTCAGAAGCTTTTCAAATGTTTCCGGCAGTTTATACATTGTTGCTGTTTTTCTGCTTTGTAGGAATCAATTTTATCGACAAAAAAAGAAATTACGGACAGATTTTGATTTTTTTAGCAATAATTAATTCACTGATCATGGTTTTTTCTTACTTTTATAAACATTTTATTATTCATTTAAACTAA
- the namA gene encoding NADPH dehydrogenase NamA yields the protein MLYSPIKFRNVELKNRWVMSPMCMYSCENGVANDFHFVHYGSRAQGGTGLLVVEASGVESKGRITNHCMGIWNDEQAAELQKIVEFVHKNSDSKIGIQIAHAGRKGSTWENKQISLQEGWETVAPSAIPYHPTERIPHVLTVDEIKEQVQNFKNAAKRAVNAGFDVVEIHGAHGYLIHQFLSPLSNVRTDEYGGSFEKRIRFLLEIVDAVNEELNEYVALFVRISGTEYAENGWDIDDSVELAKILKDHNVDLVDVSSGGNIHGAKISVFDGYQVPFSSAVKNQANVKTGAVGLITKTEQAEEILQNNEADLIFVAREILRNPYLAVQGSFEMNEESFFPHQYLRAKISS from the coding sequence ATGTTATATTCTCCAATAAAATTTAGAAATGTAGAGCTTAAAAACCGTTGGGTAATGTCTCCGATGTGTATGTACTCTTGCGAAAACGGTGTTGCCAACGACTTTCATTTTGTACATTACGGAAGCCGTGCTCAAGGTGGAACGGGACTTCTTGTGGTGGAAGCGAGTGGCGTAGAATCCAAAGGCAGAATTACCAATCACTGCATGGGAATCTGGAATGACGAACAGGCTGCTGAACTCCAGAAAATTGTAGAATTTGTACATAAGAATTCAGACAGCAAAATAGGAATTCAGATTGCACATGCCGGAAGAAAAGGTTCTACGTGGGAAAATAAACAAATCTCTTTGCAGGAAGGCTGGGAAACAGTTGCTCCAAGTGCAATTCCGTATCATCCGACAGAAAGAATTCCGCACGTTTTGACGGTTGATGAAATAAAGGAACAGGTTCAGAATTTTAAGAATGCAGCAAAAAGAGCAGTAAATGCAGGTTTTGATGTCGTTGAAATTCACGGTGCACACGGTTACCTGATTCATCAGTTTTTATCACCACTTTCTAATGTAAGAACTGATGAATATGGCGGAAGCTTTGAAAAAAGAATCAGATTTTTACTGGAAATTGTAGATGCCGTCAACGAAGAGCTTAATGAATACGTAGCGTTATTTGTAAGAATTTCAGGAACGGAATATGCTGAAAACGGTTGGGATATTGATGACAGTGTAGAGTTGGCAAAAATTTTAAAAGATCACAATGTTGATTTGGTTGATGTATCAAGCGGCGGAAATATTCATGGAGCAAAAATCTCAGTTTTTGACGGTTACCAGGTTCCGTTTTCTTCTGCTGTGAAAAATCAGGCGAATGTGAAAACAGGAGCGGTTGGTCTGATAACAAAAACCGAACAGGCAGAAGAGATTTTACAAAATAATGAAGCCGATCTTATATTTGTAGCGAGAGAGATTTTGCGAAATCCTTATTTGGCAGTTCAGGGCTCATTTGAAATGAATGAAGAATCTTTTTTTCCACATCAATACCTTAGAGCGAAAATTTCTTCTTAA
- the cdd gene encoding cytidine deaminase → MKKDIKIGFEHFTSKNELTEIEKSLFEKAIQARENAYAPYSNFFVGCAVLLENGEIYTGNNQENAAFPSGLCAERTALFWIGANFPDQKIKKIFIVGGPKEFSEKNPPIPPCGACRQSIIEYETKQNENIELYFSNLNDEVIKVTSIKDLLPFYFDGTFL, encoded by the coding sequence ATGAAAAAAGATATAAAGATCGGTTTCGAGCATTTTACAAGCAAAAATGAACTGACAGAAATAGAAAAAAGCCTTTTTGAAAAAGCAATTCAGGCCAGAGAAAATGCGTATGCTCCCTATTCCAACTTTTTTGTAGGATGCGCAGTTTTATTGGAAAATGGTGAAATTTATACTGGAAACAACCAGGAAAACGCTGCTTTTCCTTCCGGGCTTTGTGCAGAAAGAACGGCTCTCTTTTGGATCGGAGCTAACTTTCCGGATCAAAAGATTAAAAAAATATTTATCGTGGGCGGACCAAAAGAATTTTCAGAGAAAAACCCACCAATTCCTCCATGTGGAGCTTGCCGACAAAGTATTATAGAATACGAGACAAAGCAAAACGAAAATATTGAGCTTTATTTTTCCAATTTAAATGATGAGGTGATCAAAGTAACCTCTATAAAAGATTTGCTTCCTTTTTATTTTGACGGAACATTTTTGTAA
- a CDS encoding TonB-dependent receptor plug domain-containing protein encodes MILKRALTLLSVSSCLTIYYSQEKDIDTVFVFDNQMKKVKLFHSLTTLSAADIQKNSSNLSEVLRFQSPVYIKENGRGAVSSPSFRGTTAQQTAFVWNGININSQFLGQGDINNIALFGYDQMEIKSGGGSVIYGSGAIGGSIHLNNDLSFNKGFNGLFNSEIASFGTYNNFAKAAFSNDKFSFKVSGNYLISQNDYKVPEENYINRNGKFYNSTLNIGTSYKIASNQTISWQSHFYDATQNYPIFTENGNKSKYESQTVRSLLSWDINNSKISNSLKAAYTEDNFQYFGNYNDSYTSGGINKNYILKNDFNYFIDPKWNINLIGEFQQNQGEGLGTSGITGKVKRNVGSAAGLLRYFATPNLRFEAGIKQDFVEDIKSPLLYSFSGKWKANNWYSLNLNFSKNFRFPSFNDLYWTPGGNQDLQPETSIQTDMNHEFKVGDFKLTLSPYYMRITDMIRWLDTGLGYYSPFNTNKVESYGLESQLSYQKLFNEDHSVKLVAGYTYAKSINLETQKQLTYVPLHKFSSNVDYQYKFLRVYAQGMFNGLTYTTSDESKKYAIYPYFVMNAGLSATFMKNYTLGIKVNNITDTVYETMAYYPLPKRNYSINATINF; translated from the coding sequence ATGATTTTAAAAAGAGCATTAACCCTACTTTCTGTGTCTTCTTGCCTGACGATTTATTATAGTCAGGAAAAAGATATTGACACCGTATTTGTATTCGACAATCAGATGAAAAAAGTAAAACTTTTTCATTCTTTAACTACTTTATCTGCTGCAGATATTCAAAAAAACTCTTCGAATCTTTCTGAGGTTTTACGATTTCAGTCGCCTGTTTATATTAAAGAAAATGGTCGTGGAGCAGTTTCTTCACCTTCATTTCGAGGAACAACGGCTCAACAAACAGCTTTTGTATGGAACGGAATCAACATCAATTCTCAGTTTTTGGGACAAGGTGATATCAACAATATTGCCCTTTTCGGATACGATCAAATGGAAATAAAATCAGGTGGCGGAAGTGTAATTTACGGAAGCGGTGCCATTGGCGGAAGTATTCATCTGAATAACGATCTGAGTTTCAATAAAGGTTTTAATGGATTGTTTAATTCTGAAATTGCATCTTTCGGAACTTATAATAATTTTGCAAAGGCTGCTTTCAGCAATGATAAATTCAGTTTTAAAGTTTCAGGAAATTATCTGATCAGCCAAAATGATTATAAAGTTCCTGAGGAAAATTACATCAACAGAAATGGGAAATTCTACAACTCAACTTTAAATATCGGTACTTCTTATAAAATTGCAAGCAACCAAACTATTTCCTGGCAAAGTCATTTTTATGATGCAACCCAAAACTATCCTATTTTTACAGAAAACGGAAACAAGAGTAAATATGAATCGCAAACGGTAAGAAGTTTACTTTCCTGGGATATCAATAATTCTAAAATTTCAAACAGCTTAAAGGCAGCTTATACGGAAGATAATTTTCAATATTTCGGAAATTATAATGACTCTTACACAAGTGGCGGAATTAATAAAAATTATATTCTTAAAAACGACTTCAACTATTTTATTGATCCCAAATGGAATATCAATTTAATTGGAGAATTTCAGCAAAACCAGGGAGAAGGTTTGGGAACTTCAGGAATTACCGGCAAAGTAAAAAGAAATGTAGGATCTGCCGCAGGTCTATTGAGATACTTTGCAACACCTAATCTTCGGTTTGAAGCAGGAATTAAGCAAGATTTTGTTGAAGATATCAAGTCGCCTCTTCTCTACTCTTTCTCAGGAAAATGGAAAGCCAATAATTGGTACAGTCTGAATTTGAATTTCTCTAAAAACTTCAGATTCCCTTCCTTTAACGACTTGTATTGGACTCCCGGCGGAAACCAGGATCTGCAACCTGAAACATCAATTCAGACCGATATGAACCATGAGTTTAAAGTTGGAGATTTTAAGCTGACTTTGAGCCCTTATTATATGCGAATCACAGATATGATTCGTTGGCTGGATACCGGTTTGGGATACTATTCGCCATTCAACACTAACAAAGTAGAATCTTATGGTTTAGAATCACAACTTAGTTATCAAAAGTTGTTTAATGAAGATCATTCAGTAAAGCTTGTAGCGGGCTATACTTATGCGAAATCTATTAACTTGGAAACTCAGAAGCAGCTTACTTATGTTCCGCTTCATAAGTTTTCATCAAATGTAGATTATCAGTATAAATTTCTACGTGTTTACGCACAGGGAATGTTTAACGGTTTAACCTATACAACGTCTGATGAAAGCAAAAAATATGCGATCTACCCGTATTTTGTGATGAATGCAGGTCTTTCAGCAACATTTATGAAAAACTATACTTTAGGGATAAAGGTGAACAATATTACAGATACTGTCTACGAAACAATGGCGTATTATCCTTTACCTAAAAGAAATTACAGTATAAACGCAACAATAAATTTTTAA
- a CDS encoding DUF5074 domain-containing protein, translating to MKLNRLLQFIFGFVLLFSISCTSEYEETIPEITYQNGLLITNEGNFGSPNADVTFITKDLSLMQNDIYKANNNKENLGDVLQTMILNGDKAYLLLNNSNKIQIVDRYSFKKAGEITAQLNNPRYMAIANGNLYVSNDKYGGAKFVNVYKLSDNSFVKKIDFASTSTVERVVEAGGNIFVQNASYGFGNTITKINTTTNAIEGTPTPMPNGDITKTITYNSNVYVIAQGTADSYIYQINPAGSIVKTTTLTGIANGTNLQIDGGRFYFTSSNKVYSMDMNATAAPTNPIITAVDGGANFTLYGFSVIDGRIFTSDVKGFTQPSEITVYTTGGTVISKFTAGMGATSVYKN from the coding sequence ATGAAATTAAACAGACTATTACAGTTTATTTTTGGATTCGTCCTGTTATTTTCGATTTCGTGTACATCAGAATACGAAGAGACAATTCCGGAAATCACTTATCAAAACGGACTTCTTATTACCAATGAAGGTAATTTTGGGTCACCAAATGCAGATGTTACTTTTATTACAAAAGATTTAAGCTTAATGCAGAATGACATCTACAAAGCAAACAACAATAAAGAAAACCTTGGTGATGTACTTCAGACAATGATTTTAAACGGAGATAAAGCATATCTTTTGCTTAATAACTCAAACAAAATTCAGATTGTAGACCGCTATTCATTTAAAAAAGCAGGAGAAATCACAGCTCAGTTAAACAATCCTCGTTATATGGCGATTGCAAATGGAAATCTTTACGTTTCAAATGATAAATACGGCGGAGCAAAATTTGTAAATGTTTATAAATTGTCTGATAATTCTTTTGTAAAGAAAATCGATTTCGCATCTACAAGCACCGTTGAGAGAGTAGTTGAAGCAGGAGGAAATATTTTTGTGCAAAATGCTTCGTACGGTTTTGGGAATACCATCACAAAAATCAACACGACCACTAATGCAATCGAAGGAACACCGACACCGATGCCAAACGGAGATATCACCAAAACAATTACGTACAACAGCAATGTGTATGTAATTGCTCAGGGAACTGCTGATTCTTATATTTATCAGATCAACCCAGCGGGAAGTATTGTAAAAACAACCACTCTTACAGGAATTGCTAATGGTACTAACCTTCAGATTGATGGTGGTAGATTTTACTTCACTTCAAGCAATAAAGTTTATTCTATGGATATGAATGCTACGGCTGCACCTACCAATCCTATTATTACTGCGGTTGATGGTGGAGCAAACTTTACTCTTTACGGATTCAGCGTTATTGACGGAAGAATCTTCACTTCTGATGTAAAAGGATTTACTCAGCCAAGTGAAATCACCGTGTACACAACCGGAGGAACTGTTATCAGTAAGTTCACAGCAGGAATGGGAGCTACATCGGTTTATAAAAACTAA
- a CDS encoding CCA tRNA nucleotidyltransferase, translating to MFINLNQNQNLKLFKIISEVAAANNQSVYIVGGFVRDLLMKRKASTDIDFVTEQSGIELAQNVGKEIDPKMKVSVFKTYGTAMIRYKDLELEFVGARKESYTENSRKPEVEGGTIEDDQKRRDFTINAMAISLNKDNFGELIDPFDGIGDLGKGILRTPLAPAQTYSDDPLRMMRAVRFASTLNFTIEENSLNAIKQEAERIKIVSMERIMVEFNKIMLSKKPSVGLKLMEETGLMKLIIPELIDLKGVEEVEGQTHKDNFYHTLEVVDNISENTDNLWLRWAALLHDIGKAPTKKFVEGTGWTFHGHEFLGSKMVKTLFQKLKLPLNADMKYVQKMVKLSSRPIALITDDASDSALRRLLFDAGEDMEDLFTLCKADITTKNSKKQEKFKKNFQYVAIKIKEVEEKDQVRNFQPPISGEEIMVMFNLKPGREIGILKEKVKEAILEGEIGNNSEEARKFVIAEAQKLGLTLV from the coding sequence ATGTTCATCAACCTCAATCAAAATCAAAACTTAAAACTTTTCAAAATTATTTCTGAAGTTGCTGCGGCAAACAATCAGTCGGTGTACATCGTTGGTGGTTTTGTGCGTGATCTTTTAATGAAAAGAAAAGCGTCTACCGATATTGATTTTGTGACCGAACAAAGCGGAATTGAGCTTGCTCAAAATGTAGGAAAAGAAATTGATCCGAAAATGAAAGTTTCGGTTTTTAAAACCTACGGAACAGCGATGATCCGATACAAAGATCTTGAACTTGAATTTGTAGGCGCAAGAAAAGAAAGCTATACCGAAAATAGCCGTAAACCCGAAGTGGAAGGCGGAACAATAGAAGACGACCAGAAAAGAAGAGATTTTACCATCAATGCAATGGCAATTTCTTTAAATAAAGATAATTTCGGTGAATTAATCGATCCTTTTGATGGAATTGGTGATTTAGGAAAAGGAATTCTGAGAACACCTTTAGCACCGGCTCAAACATATTCTGACGATCCTTTGAGAATGATGAGAGCGGTTCGTTTTGCTTCGACCTTAAATTTTACAATTGAAGAAAATTCTTTAAACGCAATTAAGCAGGAAGCAGAAAGAATCAAGATTGTTTCTATGGAAAGAATCATGGTTGAGTTTAATAAAATCATGTTGTCAAAAAAGCCTTCCGTTGGTTTGAAATTGATGGAAGAAACGGGCTTGATGAAATTAATCATTCCTGAATTGATTGATTTGAAAGGTGTAGAAGAAGTAGAAGGACAAACCCATAAAGATAATTTTTACCATACTTTGGAAGTCGTTGATAATATTTCTGAAAATACAGATAATCTATGGCTTCGTTGGGCTGCTTTGCTTCACGACATCGGAAAAGCTCCGACCAAAAAATTCGTGGAAGGAACAGGCTGGACTTTTCATGGGCACGAATTTTTAGGCTCAAAAATGGTGAAAACGCTTTTTCAAAAACTAAAATTACCATTGAATGCTGATATGAAGTACGTTCAGAAGATGGTGAAACTTTCGTCACGTCCGATTGCATTAATTACTGATGACGCTTCAGATTCTGCGCTAAGAAGGCTTTTATTTGATGCCGGAGAAGATATGGAAGATTTGTTTACCCTTTGTAAAGCAGATATCACAACTAAAAATTCTAAGAAACAGGAGAAGTTTAAAAAGAATTTCCAATATGTTGCCATTAAAATAAAAGAAGTTGAGGAGAAAGATCAGGTAAGAAACTTCCAGCCACCAATTTCGGGTGAGGAAATTATGGTAATGTTCAATTTGAAACCCGGAAGAGAAATCGGAATTTTAAAGGAAAAAGTAAAAGAAGCAATTCTGGAAGGCGAAATTGGAAATAATAGCGAAGAAGCAAGAAAATTTGTGATTGCTGAAGCTCAGAAACTGGGTTTGACTTTAGTTTAA
- a CDS encoding L-threonylcarbamoyladenylate synthase: MENIIQILKSGGTILYPTDTIWGIGCDATNIDAINKIFEIKKREKNKSMIILVETEKRLQDLVDVPEMAWEIIDLSEKPVTIVYENPKGLPKELLAEDGSIGIRLVKNDFCKKLITKLNKPLVSTSANFSGDKSPLKFSDISKEIIDLVDFAVEEDREKVSQYSGSSVIKIWSDNRIKILRE; this comes from the coding sequence ATGGAAAACATAATACAAATATTAAAATCCGGCGGAACAATTTTATATCCAACAGACACCATCTGGGGAATCGGTTGTGACGCAACAAATATAGACGCCATTAACAAGATTTTCGAGATTAAAAAACGTGAAAAAAACAAATCGATGATCATTTTGGTGGAAACTGAAAAAAGATTGCAGGATTTGGTAGACGTTCCGGAGATGGCGTGGGAAATTATCGATTTGAGCGAAAAACCTGTAACGATAGTTTACGAAAACCCAAAAGGTTTACCCAAAGAACTTCTTGCAGAAGACGGAAGCATCGGAATTCGTTTGGTGAAAAATGATTTCTGTAAAAAATTAATTACAAAATTAAATAAGCCATTGGTGTCAACTTCTGCCAATTTTAGTGGAGATAAAAGCCCGTTGAAGTTTTCAGATATTTCAAAAGAGATTATTGATCTTGTAGATTTTGCAGTAGAAGAAGACAGAGAAAAAGTCTCGCAATATTCGGGCTCTTCTGTGATAAAGATCTGGAGTGACAACAGAATAAAAATTCTTAGAGAATAA
- a CDS encoding DinB family protein — protein MTDFQKYIQRYLDLIPSENWLEELKKSGEKTVSLFSFLTEEQSKFAYAEGKWTLKEVLLHLSDTERIFQYRILAIARGEKSELPGFDEELYAQNSFANERNLDSLLEEYQLVRKSSQILLETMNSSVLNNIGTANGNQISAQTIGKLIVGHNIHHLNVVDERYLPKL, from the coding sequence ATGACTGATTTTCAAAAATATATTCAAAGATATTTAGATTTAATTCCATCTGAAAACTGGTTGGAAGAATTGAAGAAATCGGGCGAGAAAACCGTTTCTTTATTTTCATTTTTAACAGAAGAACAATCAAAATTCGCTTATGCAGAAGGAAAATGGACGCTGAAAGAAGTTCTTCTTCATTTATCAGATACCGAAAGAATTTTCCAGTACAGAATTTTGGCTATCGCAAGAGGTGAAAAATCTGAATTACCTGGTTTTGATGAAGAATTGTATGCTCAAAACTCTTTTGCAAACGAAAGAAATTTAGATTCTTTATTGGAAGAGTATCAATTGGTGAGAAAATCTTCTCAGATTTTATTGGAAACAATGAATTCTTCAGTCTTGAATAATATTGGAACTGCGAATGGTAATCAAATTTCTGCACAAACTATCGGGAAACTGATTGTTGGACATAATATTCATCATTTGAATGTGGTGGATGAAAGGTATTTGCCGAAGTTGTAA
- a CDS encoding GNAT family N-acetyltransferase encodes MKNTRKATVQDVSQLAELFDQYRVFYHKESDIQAAENFLKERIERNDSEIFAAESDDKLVGFVQLFPLFSSTRMKRYWLLNDLFVNENYRGNGFSKELIEEAKRLAKSTDACGVLLETGKSNDIGNKLYPSCGFEIYDEVNFYEWTNKI; translated from the coding sequence ATGAAAAATACAAGAAAAGCTACAGTTCAGGATGTATCTCAATTAGCGGAATTGTTTGATCAATACAGAGTTTTTTATCATAAAGAATCTGATATTCAGGCTGCTGAAAATTTTCTAAAAGAAAGAATAGAACGTAACGATTCCGAAATTTTTGCTGCCGAAAGTGATGATAAATTAGTAGGTTTTGTTCAGTTATTTCCTTTATTTTCATCAACAAGAATGAAGCGTTATTGGCTATTGAATGATCTTTTTGTAAATGAAAACTACAGAGGAAATGGCTTTTCTAAAGAATTGATTGAAGAAGCAAAAAGGTTAGCAAAATCTACCGATGCTTGCGGAGTTCTCCTTGAAACAGGAAAATCTAATGACATCGGAAACAAACTGTATCCAAGTTGCGGATTCGAAATTTACGATGAAGTGAATTTCTATGAATGGACAAATAAAATTTAA
- a CDS encoding cystathionine gamma-synthase, whose protein sequence is MNFNTKVIHGGQHHESATGSVNVPVFLTSTFAQKSPGVHSGYEYSRAANPTRQALEDSLASIENGARGLAFGSGLAAIDCVLKLLNPGDEVLAVDDLYGGTYRMFTRLFEKYQLKFTFVNFDDVSKIADVITDKTKLIWVETPTNPLMKLVDIKAVVEIAKGKDILVAVDNTFATPYLQRPIDLGADIVMHSATKYLGGHSDVIAGALIAKDAELGEKLHFIQFASGGILGPHDSYLVLRGIKTLALRVQRHSENGMAVAKYLESHPAVAQVIYPGLESHPQYELAKAQMKDFGGMVSFTFKSGKKEDAIKFLEKVRVFTLAESLGGVESLANHPALMTHASIPAEKRAELGITDDLVRLSVGIEDAEDLIADLEKAFS, encoded by the coding sequence ATGAATTTCAATACAAAAGTTATACACGGCGGACAACATCACGAATCTGCAACAGGTTCTGTAAACGTTCCGGTTTTTTTAACATCTACTTTCGCACAGAAAAGTCCGGGAGTACATTCAGGATACGAATATTCTAGAGCGGCAAATCCTACAAGACAGGCTTTGGAAGACTCTTTGGCAAGCATCGAAAACGGAGCAAGAGGTTTAGCTTTCGGTTCTGGTTTAGCAGCCATCGACTGTGTTTTAAAGTTATTAAATCCTGGTGATGAGGTTCTTGCAGTAGACGATTTATACGGCGGAACCTACAGAATGTTTACCAGACTTTTCGAAAAATATCAGTTGAAATTTACGTTCGTGAATTTTGATGATGTATCAAAAATTGCTGACGTCATTACTGATAAAACTAAATTGATCTGGGTTGAAACACCAACAAACCCGTTGATGAAATTGGTGGATATCAAAGCGGTGGTAGAAATTGCAAAAGGAAAAGATATTCTGGTTGCAGTTGATAACACTTTTGCAACACCTTATCTTCAAAGGCCAATCGATTTGGGAGCTGATATTGTGATGCATTCTGCGACAAAATATTTAGGAGGTCACTCTGATGTTATTGCAGGAGCTTTGATCGCTAAAGATGCTGAATTGGGAGAAAAACTTCATTTCATCCAGTTTGCAAGCGGAGGGATTTTAGGACCTCACGATTCTTATTTGGTGTTGAGAGGGATTAAAACCTTGGCTTTAAGAGTTCAGAGACATTCTGAAAACGGAATGGCAGTAGCAAAATATCTAGAATCTCATCCTGCAGTTGCACAAGTGATTTACCCAGGATTGGAATCTCACCCACAATATGAATTGGCAAAAGCTCAGATGAAGGATTTTGGAGGAATGGTTTCTTTCACTTTCAAATCAGGTAAAAAAGAAGATGCTATTAAATTCTTAGAAAAAGTGAGAGTTTTCACATTGGCTGAATCTCTTGGTGGAGTAGAATCTTTGGCAAATCATCCTGCTTTGATGACTCACGCTTCAATTCCTGCTGAAAAACGTGCTGAATTGGGAATTACTGATGATTTAGTTCGTTTAAGCGTTGGAATTGAAGATGCAGAAGATTTGATTGCAGATTTGGAGAAAGCATTCTCTTAA
- the gldC gene encoding gliding motility protein GldC yields MRKTQITIDVELDENHIPEKMTWNAQDGGVEKEETKAVMISVWDEKASEALRIDLWTKEMPVDQMKMFMHQILVSMGSTYQRATGEDDVAAWIEEIAEEFAIKSAIKM; encoded by the coding sequence ATGAGAAAGACTCAAATAACGATAGATGTAGAATTAGACGAAAACCACATTCCTGAAAAAATGACATGGAATGCTCAAGATGGAGGAGTAGAAAAAGAAGAGACAAAAGCTGTAATGATTTCCGTTTGGGACGAAAAAGCATCAGAAGCTTTAAGAATCGATCTTTGGACAAAAGAAATGCCGGTTGACCAGATGAAAATGTTTATGCATCAGATTTTAGTCTCTATGGGAAGTACGTATCAGAGAGCAACAGGAGAAGATGATGTTGCAGCATGGATCGAGGAGATAGCAGAAGAATTTGCCATTAAATCAGCAATAAAAATGTAA
- the gldB gene encoding gliding motility lipoprotein GldB: MKIFRIAALSCLLVLSLASCKKEQETDWKVEIKNPAEKVELTDISKEFYDVNVPLDQFKAKFPWFQGTVSDADFAENRVNPDEVKIYKEAISKIDQTKLQKELQDLFSHIKYYFPKFKTPKVYLFSSTLQMIQDPIFFDEKTNFLFVDVSGFMGNNNPNYKGLENYFQKSMNPNNIVPKVSRMFAEQVVPFSPDHQKFIDLLVYNGKIMLLQDAFLPEIPDYLKMDYDKKQYDWSVANEANIYNYFVENNLIFGDDHRLVDRFINPGPFSKFYTEIDNESSPMVGVFIGWQICKEYLKKNPETKLTDFLKMDATEIFNKAGYKPKLEE; encoded by the coding sequence ATGAAGATTTTTAGAATTGCAGCACTTTCATGCCTTTTAGTTTTAAGTTTAGCCTCTTGTAAAAAAGAGCAGGAAACTGATTGGAAAGTAGAAATAAAAAATCCTGCCGAAAAGGTAGAACTTACCGATATCTCAAAAGAATTTTACGACGTAAATGTTCCTTTGGATCAGTTTAAAGCTAAATTTCCTTGGTTTCAGGGAACAGTTTCTGATGCCGATTTCGCTGAAAACAGAGTGAATCCTGATGAAGTGAAGATTTACAAAGAAGCAATTTCAAAAATAGATCAGACAAAACTTCAGAAAGAACTTCAGGATCTGTTTTCGCACATCAAATATTATTTTCCGAAGTTTAAAACACCGAAAGTATATCTGTTTTCATCAACATTACAGATGATTCAGGATCCTATATTTTTTGATGAGAAAACTAATTTCCTTTTTGTTGATGTAAGTGGTTTTATGGGAAATAATAACCCAAATTATAAAGGTTTGGAAAATTATTTTCAGAAATCGATGAATCCGAATAATATCGTACCTAAAGTTTCAAGAATGTTTGCAGAGCAGGTTGTTCCTTTTTCTCCCGATCATCAGAAATTTATCGATCTTTTGGTTTATAATGGAAAAATAATGCTGCTTCAGGATGCTTTTCTACCCGAAATTCCAGATTATCTGAAAATGGATTATGATAAAAAGCAATACGACTGGTCTGTTGCCAATGAAGCCAATATTTATAATTATTTTGTTGAAAATAATTTAATTTTTGGAGACGATCACCGTTTGGTTGACCGTTTTATCAATCCGGGACCGTTTTCAAAATTTTATACAGAAATTGATAACGAATCTTCACCAATGGTCGGTGTGTTTATCGGATGGCAGATTTGTAAAGAATATTTAAAGAAAAACCCTGAGACGAAATTGACCGATTTCCTTAAAATGGATGCAACGGAAATTTTCAATAAAGCAGGATATAAACCGAAATTAGAAGAGTAA